In a single window of the Nicotiana tomentosiformis chromosome 8, ASM39032v3, whole genome shotgun sequence genome:
- the LOC104115180 gene encoding transcription factor WRKY19-like isoform X2: MEKVKAWEKMTLITELTQGLELVNRLKSKIDPLASPEECDLLLEKILSSLDKSLSILNLKAVNVIRDPCCCSSISGSDLDYSRDQGKNMVFKKRKLLQQWSKQVRISGIEDLNHDDGYSWRKYGQKDILGANFPRAYYRCTHKNTQGCLAIKQVQQSDEDPLVFEVTYKGKHSCKASQSVDISEETQKANYTNKNQYQLQKQKQKVGNQKVENLNIIKEEEFPFTPPKSESANAQFFANSMEPFTSPITSESLHLSLLPTQEEEFELDQILQSSKLGRTDFISTPTSVINSPFCGYWDLSVDDEVDTIDPSLMIDISEFFA; encoded by the exons ATGGAGAAAGTTAAAGCTTGGGAAAAAATGACTCTGATCACTGAGCTTACCCAGGGGTTGGAGCTTGTAAACAGGCTAAAAAGCAAGATTGATCCTTTGGCTTCACCAGAGGAATGTGATTTACTACTTGAAAAAATACTTTCCTCCCTTGACAAATCATTGTCAATTCTGAATTTGAAGGCTGTTAATGTAATTAGAGACCCTTGTTGTTGTTCATCAATTTCA GGTTCTGACTTGGATTATTCAAGGGATCAAGGCAAAAATATGGTCTTTAAAAAAAG AAAGTTATTGCAGCAATGGAGTAAGCAAGTTAGGATATCTGGGATAGAAGATCTTAATCATGATGATGGCTATAGTTGGAGAAAATATGGCCAGAAAGATATTTTAGGAGCAAATTTTCCCAG GGCTTATTACAGATGCACTCACAAGAATACACAGGGCTGCTTAGCAATAAAACAAGTCCAACAATCAGATGAAGACCCTCTAGTCTTTGAGGTCACATATAAAGGAAAGCACAGTTGCAAAGCCTCACAATCAGTAGACATTTCAGAAGAAACCCAAAAGGCAAATTATACTAACAAGAATCAGTATCAGCTACagaaacagaaacagaaagtGGGGAAtcaaaaagttgaaaatttgaatattATCAAAGAAGAAGAGTTTCCTTTCACACCACCAAAATCAGAAAGTGCAAATGCCCAATTCTTTGCCAATTCAATGGAGCCATTTACATCTCCAATAACCTCAGAATCCTTGCACTTGTCATTGTTGCCTACCCAAGAGGAGGAGTTTGAATTGGACCAGATTCTTCAGAGCTCAAAATTGGGTCGTACTGATTTTATTTCGACACCAACTTCAGTAATTAATTCGCCATTTTGTGGGTACTGGGATTTATCAGTGGATGATGAAGTTGATACTATTGATCCTAGCCTGATGATTGACATTTCTGAATTTTTCGCCTAA
- the LOC104115180 gene encoding probable WRKY transcription factor 41 isoform X1, protein MEKVKAWEKMTLITELTQGLELVNRLKSKIDPLASPEECDLLLEKILSSLDKSLSILNLKAVNVIRDPCCCSSISVLGVSKFGIPTSTLGKSPKSEGSDLDYSRDQGKNMVFKKRKLLQQWSKQVRISGIEDLNHDDGYSWRKYGQKDILGANFPRAYYRCTHKNTQGCLAIKQVQQSDEDPLVFEVTYKGKHSCKASQSVDISEETQKANYTNKNQYQLQKQKQKVGNQKVENLNIIKEEEFPFTPPKSESANAQFFANSMEPFTSPITSESLHLSLLPTQEEEFELDQILQSSKLGRTDFISTPTSVINSPFCGYWDLSVDDEVDTIDPSLMIDISEFFA, encoded by the exons ATGGAGAAAGTTAAAGCTTGGGAAAAAATGACTCTGATCACTGAGCTTACCCAGGGGTTGGAGCTTGTAAACAGGCTAAAAAGCAAGATTGATCCTTTGGCTTCACCAGAGGAATGTGATTTACTACTTGAAAAAATACTTTCCTCCCTTGACAAATCATTGTCAATTCTGAATTTGAAGGCTGTTAATGTAATTAGAGACCCTTGTTGTTGTTCATCAATTTCAGTACTTGGAGTTAGCAAATTTGGAATTCCTACTTCCACTCTTGGTAAAAGTCCAAAGAGTGAGGGTTCTGACTTGGATTATTCAAGGGATCAAGGCAAAAATATGGTCTTTAAAAAAAG AAAGTTATTGCAGCAATGGAGTAAGCAAGTTAGGATATCTGGGATAGAAGATCTTAATCATGATGATGGCTATAGTTGGAGAAAATATGGCCAGAAAGATATTTTAGGAGCAAATTTTCCCAG GGCTTATTACAGATGCACTCACAAGAATACACAGGGCTGCTTAGCAATAAAACAAGTCCAACAATCAGATGAAGACCCTCTAGTCTTTGAGGTCACATATAAAGGAAAGCACAGTTGCAAAGCCTCACAATCAGTAGACATTTCAGAAGAAACCCAAAAGGCAAATTATACTAACAAGAATCAGTATCAGCTACagaaacagaaacagaaagtGGGGAAtcaaaaagttgaaaatttgaatattATCAAAGAAGAAGAGTTTCCTTTCACACCACCAAAATCAGAAAGTGCAAATGCCCAATTCTTTGCCAATTCAATGGAGCCATTTACATCTCCAATAACCTCAGAATCCTTGCACTTGTCATTGTTGCCTACCCAAGAGGAGGAGTTTGAATTGGACCAGATTCTTCAGAGCTCAAAATTGGGTCGTACTGATTTTATTTCGACACCAACTTCAGTAATTAATTCGCCATTTTGTGGGTACTGGGATTTATCAGTGGATGATGAAGTTGATACTATTGATCCTAGCCTGATGATTGACATTTCTGAATTTTTCGCCTAA